A part of Streptomyces sp. DSM 40750 genomic DNA contains:
- a CDS encoding ABC transporter permease — MPEPQPPEPHVSGGGRAAEGGAIAATGMGGAMDLATTEGETLEKGLGDGGDPSDKPRSLWSDAWRDLRRNPVFIISGLVILFLVVISLWPSLIASGNPLKCDLSKAQEGSQPGHPFGYDGQGCDVYTRTVYGARISIAVGVCATLGVAILGSVLGGLAGFFGGFWDSILSRITDVFFAIPVVLGGLVLLSVVTNNSIWPVIGFMVLLGWPQISRIARGAVITAKQNDYVQAARALGASNSRMLLRHITPNAVAPVIVVATIALGTYIALEATLSYLGVGLKPPSVSWGIDISAASPYIRNAPHALLWPSGALAITVLAFIMLGDAVRDALDPKLR; from the coding sequence ATGCCTGAGCCGCAGCCTCCGGAGCCGCATGTCTCGGGCGGCGGGCGTGCGGCCGAGGGCGGGGCGATCGCTGCGACGGGGATGGGCGGCGCGATGGACCTGGCGACCACCGAGGGGGAGACCTTGGAGAAGGGCCTGGGCGACGGCGGCGACCCGTCCGACAAGCCGCGCAGCCTCTGGTCGGACGCCTGGCGCGACCTGCGGCGCAACCCCGTCTTCATCATCTCGGGGCTGGTGATCCTCTTCCTGGTCGTCATCTCCCTCTGGCCGTCGCTGATCGCCTCCGGCAACCCGCTCAAGTGCGACCTGTCCAAGGCCCAGGAGGGCTCGCAGCCCGGCCACCCCTTCGGCTACGACGGCCAGGGCTGCGACGTGTACACCCGTACCGTCTACGGGGCGCGGATCTCCATCGCCGTCGGCGTCTGCGCCACACTCGGGGTCGCGATCCTCGGGTCGGTGCTGGGCGGGCTCGCCGGGTTCTTCGGCGGGTTCTGGGACTCGATCCTGTCCCGGATCACCGACGTCTTCTTCGCGATCCCGGTGGTGCTCGGCGGCCTGGTGCTGCTGTCCGTGGTGACCAACAACAGCATCTGGCCGGTGATCGGCTTCATGGTGCTGCTGGGCTGGCCGCAGATCTCCCGCATCGCCCGCGGCGCGGTCATCACCGCCAAACAGAACGACTACGTCCAGGCCGCCCGCGCCCTCGGCGCCTCCAACTCCCGCATGCTGCTGCGCCACATCACCCCGAACGCGGTCGCCCCGGTCATCGTCGTGGCCACCATCGCCCTCGGCACGTACATCGCCCTGGAGGCGACCCTGTCGTACCTCGGCGTCGGCCTGAAACCGCCCAGCGTCTCCTGGGGCATCGACATCTCCGCCGCCTCCCCGTACATCCGCAACGCCCCGCACGCCCTGCTGTGGCCCTCCGGGGCCCTGGCGATCACCGTCCTCGCGTTCATCATGCTCGGCGACGCGGTGCGCGACGCCCTCGACCCGAAGCTGAGGTGA
- a CDS encoding ABC transporter ATP-binding protein — protein sequence MLLEVRDLHVEFRTRDGVAKAVNGVEYGVDEGQTLAVLGESGSGKSVTAQAIMGILDMPPGKITGGEILFKGQDLLKLKEEERRKIRGAEMAMIFQDALSSLNPVLSVGDQLGEMFVVHRGLSKKDARAKAVELMDRVRIPAAKERVRDYPHQFSGGMRQRIMIAMALALEPALIIADEPTTALDVTVQAQVMDLLAELRRELDMGLILITHDLGVVADVADRIAVMYAGRIVESAPVHDIYKAPAHPYTRGLLDSIPRLDQKGQELYAIKGLPPNLMNIPPGCAFNPRCPMARDLCRTDVPPLYDVEPSDGIRMSACHFWRECLDDRVDS from the coding sequence ATGCTGCTCGAAGTGCGCGATCTGCATGTGGAGTTCAGGACCCGGGACGGGGTCGCCAAGGCCGTCAACGGGGTCGAGTACGGCGTGGACGAGGGCCAGACGCTGGCCGTGCTCGGCGAGTCCGGTTCCGGCAAGTCGGTCACCGCGCAGGCGATCATGGGCATCCTCGACATGCCGCCCGGGAAGATCACCGGCGGCGAGATCCTCTTCAAGGGCCAGGACCTGCTGAAGCTCAAGGAGGAGGAGCGGCGGAAGATCCGCGGCGCCGAGATGGCGATGATCTTCCAGGACGCGCTGTCGTCCCTGAACCCCGTACTGAGCGTCGGCGACCAGCTCGGCGAGATGTTCGTCGTCCACCGGGGCCTGTCCAAGAAGGACGCCCGCGCCAAGGCCGTCGAGCTGATGGACCGGGTCCGCATCCCGGCGGCCAAGGAGCGCGTACGGGACTATCCGCACCAGTTCTCCGGCGGCATGCGCCAGCGCATCATGATCGCCATGGCGCTGGCCCTCGAACCCGCGCTGATCATCGCCGACGAGCCCACGACGGCGCTGGACGTCACCGTCCAGGCCCAGGTCATGGACCTCCTCGCCGAACTCCGGCGCGAGCTCGACATGGGTCTCATCCTCATCACCCACGACCTCGGTGTGGTGGCCGACGTCGCCGACCGCATCGCCGTGATGTACGCGGGCCGCATCGTCGAGTCCGCCCCCGTGCACGACATCTACAAGGCCCCGGCCCACCCCTACACCCGCGGCCTCCTCGACTCGATCCCCCGGCTCGACCAGAAGGGCCAGGAGCTGTACGCCATCAAGGGCCTGCCGCCCAACCTCATGAACATCCCGCCCGGCTGCGCCTTCAACCCCCGCTGCCCGATGGCCCGCGACCTGTGCCGGACCGACGTACCCCCGCTGTACGACGTGGAGCCGTCGGACGGCATCCGGATGAGCGCCTGCCACTTCTGGAGGGAGTGCCTCGATGACCGAGTCGACAGTTGA
- a CDS encoding ABC transporter ATP-binding protein: protein MTESTVDAAGARAEPILEVSGLVKHFPLTQGVLFKKQVGSVKAVDGVDFTLHAGETLGIVGESGCGKSTVAKMLVNLERPTAGAIKYKGEDITTLSGKALKAVRRNIQMVFQDPYTSLNPRMTVGDIIGEPYDIHPEVAPRGDRRRRVQELLDVVGLNPEYINRYPHQFSGGQRQRIGIARGLALRPEIIVADEPVSALDVSVQAQVINLLDRLQGEFGLSYVFIAHDLSIVRHISDRVGVMYLGRIVEIGRDAEIYDHPTHPYTQALLSAVPVPDPEARERRERIILFGDVPSPTNIPSGCRFRTRCWKAQERCALEVPLLAVPAEFRLTTGPAAHDSACHFAEEKQVVPPEEPPDEPTDDHVDGAE, encoded by the coding sequence ATGACCGAGTCGACAGTTGACGCAGCCGGGGCAAGGGCTGAGCCGATCCTTGAGGTCAGCGGACTGGTCAAGCACTTCCCGTTGACTCAGGGCGTTCTGTTCAAGAAGCAGGTCGGTTCCGTCAAGGCTGTTGACGGCGTTGACTTCACGCTCCACGCGGGCGAGACCCTCGGCATCGTCGGCGAGTCCGGCTGCGGCAAATCGACCGTCGCCAAGATGCTGGTCAATCTGGAGCGGCCGACGGCCGGAGCGATCAAGTACAAGGGCGAGGACATCACCACGCTTTCCGGCAAGGCCCTCAAGGCCGTCCGCCGCAACATCCAGATGGTCTTCCAGGACCCGTACACGTCCCTCAACCCCCGTATGACCGTGGGCGACATCATCGGGGAGCCGTACGACATCCACCCCGAGGTCGCGCCCAGGGGCGACCGCCGGCGCCGGGTCCAGGAACTCCTCGACGTCGTCGGTCTCAACCCCGAGTACATCAACCGCTATCCGCACCAGTTCTCCGGCGGCCAGCGCCAACGCATCGGTATCGCACGCGGGTTGGCCCTCCGCCCCGAGATCATCGTCGCCGACGAGCCCGTCTCCGCGCTCGACGTCTCGGTCCAGGCCCAGGTCATCAACCTGCTGGACCGGCTCCAGGGGGAGTTCGGACTGTCGTACGTCTTCATCGCGCACGACCTGTCGATCGTGCGGCACATCTCCGACCGGGTCGGCGTCATGTACCTCGGGCGGATCGTGGAGATCGGCCGCGACGCCGAGATCTACGACCATCCGACGCACCCCTACACCCAGGCGCTGCTCTCCGCCGTGCCCGTCCCGGACCCCGAGGCCCGCGAGCGCCGGGAGCGGATCATCCTCTTCGGCGATGTGCCCTCCCCGACGAACATCCCGTCCGGGTGCCGCTTCCGCACGCGCTGCTGGAAGGCCCAGGAGCGGTGCGCGCTGGAGGTACCGCTGCTCGCGGTCCCGGCGGAGTTCCGGCTCACGACCGGCCCGGCGGCCCATGACTCGGCCTGCCATTTCGCGGAGGAGAAGCAGGTCGTTCCACCGGAGGAGCCGCCCGACGAACCTACGGACGATCATGTGGATGGCGCCGAATAG
- a CDS encoding S9 family peptidase, whose protein sequence is MTTQPESFPRRHARTQRFTLGAPRAFSVAPDGSRVVFLRSASGTERASKLWVLDVPDGDERSETGVSPAEGRGRIAADPAALLHGSSEELSAEERARRERSREGGAGIVGYATDAAVELASFALSGRLFVAELRAGTARELDVPGPVIDPRPSPDGRYVAYVARGALRVVEAEGGDDRALTEEGLANVTHGLAEFIAAEEMGRSRGFWWSPDSDRLLVSRVDDTPVRRWWISDPAQPERDPQRVAYPAAGTANADVRLFVIDLSGSRTEVVWDRARYPYLAHVHWSAAGAPLILVQARDQLSQLFLAVDPDSGATRMVHADEDPHWLDLFPGVPSWSPSGQLVRVADEGGARVLAVGERPLTGPQLHVRAVLDVADDDVLVSASAGEAATDPETGEIHVYRVNELGVERLSQEPGVHSAVRAGHVTVLVSAVPERAGAQVQVLRDGKRVATVASYAEDPGMSPRVRFTQGGARRVPCALLMPRDYDGDTPLPVLMDPYGGPHGPRVLAAHNAHLTSQWFADQGFAVVVADGRGTPGRSPAWEKEIDGDFTLSLDDQVDALRDLATSHPLDLSRVAIRGWSYGGWLAALAVLRRPDVFHAGIAGAPVTDWRLYDTHYTERYLGDPTATPETYAKSSLVTDEGLSAPAEPHRPLMIVHGTADDNVVFAHALRLSSALLAAGRPHEVLPLSGVTHITPQEQVAENLLLLQVDFLKRSLGLE, encoded by the coding sequence ATGACGACCCAGCCCGAGTCCTTCCCCCGCCGACACGCCCGGACGCAACGTTTCACCCTCGGCGCCCCGCGGGCGTTCTCCGTCGCTCCGGACGGTTCGCGCGTCGTGTTCCTGCGGTCCGCGTCCGGCACCGAGCGTGCCAGCAAACTATGGGTACTGGACGTCCCGGACGGCGACGAGCGGAGCGAGACGGGGGTCTCCCCGGCCGAAGGCCGGGGGAGGATCGCGGCCGACCCGGCCGCCCTGCTCCACGGCTCCTCCGAGGAGTTGTCGGCCGAGGAGCGTGCGCGCCGGGAGCGCAGCCGCGAGGGCGGCGCCGGGATCGTCGGCTACGCGACCGACGCGGCCGTGGAGTTGGCCTCTTTCGCCTTGTCAGGGCGGCTTTTCGTGGCCGAGCTGCGGGCCGGGACGGCACGTGAACTGGACGTTCCCGGACCGGTGATCGACCCCCGCCCCTCCCCCGACGGCCGGTACGTCGCCTACGTCGCCCGGGGCGCGCTGCGGGTCGTCGAGGCCGAGGGCGGCGACGATCGGGCGCTCACCGAGGAGGGCCTGGCGAACGTCACCCACGGTCTGGCGGAGTTCATCGCGGCCGAGGAGATGGGCCGTTCACGCGGCTTCTGGTGGTCGCCCGACTCGGATCGCCTACTCGTGTCACGCGTGGACGACACGCCGGTGCGCCGCTGGTGGATCTCGGACCCCGCGCAGCCGGAGAGGGACCCGCAGCGGGTGGCGTATCCGGCGGCCGGCACCGCCAACGCGGACGTACGGCTCTTCGTGATCGACCTCTCCGGGTCCCGCACGGAGGTCGTGTGGGACCGGGCGCGCTACCCGTACCTGGCACATGTGCACTGGTCAGCGGCGGGTGCCCCGCTGATCCTGGTGCAGGCGCGGGACCAGCTCAGCCAACTGTTCCTGGCCGTGGACCCGGACTCCGGGGCGACCCGGATGGTGCACGCCGATGAAGATCCACATTGGCTTGATCTTTTCCCTGGGGTGCCCTCGTGGAGTCCGTCGGGGCAGCTCGTGCGTGTCGCGGACGAGGGCGGCGCGCGGGTGCTGGCGGTCGGCGAACGTCCGCTGACGGGACCGCAGTTGCATGTGCGCGCGGTCCTCGACGTCGCCGACGACGACGTGCTGGTCTCGGCGTCGGCGGGCGAGGCGGCCACCGACCCGGAGACCGGCGAGATCCACGTCTACCGCGTGAACGAGCTGGGCGTGGAGCGCCTGTCGCAGGAGCCCGGCGTGCACTCGGCGGTGCGCGCCGGGCATGTGACCGTACTCGTCTCGGCCGTTCCGGAGCGGGCCGGCGCCCAGGTGCAGGTGCTGCGGGACGGCAAGCGCGTGGCCACCGTGGCGTCCTACGCGGAAGATCCTGGTATGTCCCCGCGCGTGCGGTTCACACAGGGGGGCGCACGCCGCGTACCGTGCGCCCTGCTTATGCCGAGGGACTACGACGGGGACACACCCCTCCCGGTGCTCATGGACCCCTACGGCGGTCCGCACGGCCCCCGGGTACTCGCCGCGCACAACGCGCACCTCACCTCACAGTGGTTCGCCGACCAGGGTTTCGCGGTGGTCGTCGCCGACGGGCGCGGCACCCCGGGCCGCTCCCCCGCCTGGGAGAAGGAGATCGACGGCGACTTCACGCTCTCCCTGGACGACCAGGTGGACGCGCTGCGGGACCTCGCGACCTCGCATCCCCTGGACCTGTCCCGGGTGGCGATCCGCGGCTGGTCGTACGGCGGCTGGCTGGCTGCCCTCGCGGTGCTGCGCCGCCCGGACGTCTTCCACGCGGGCATCGCGGGCGCCCCGGTCACCGACTGGCGGCTGTACGACACGCACTACACGGAGCGGTACCTGGGCGACCCGACGGCGACCCCGGAGACGTACGCGAAGAGCTCCCTGGTGACGGACGAAGGACTGTCCGCCCCCGCCGAACCGCACCGCCCGCTGATGATCGTGCACGGCACCGCCGACGACAACGTGGTCTTCGCCCACGCCCTGCGCCTGTCCTCCGCCCTCCTGGCGGCCGGCCGGCCACATGAGGTGCTGCCGCTCTCCGGGGTCACCCACATCACCCCACAGGAACAGGTCGCGGAGAACCTGCTGCTGCTCCAGGTGGACTTCCTCAAGCGCTCGCTGGGGCTGGAGTAG
- the mshB gene encoding N-acetyl-1-D-myo-inositol-2-amino-2-deoxy-alpha-D-glucopyranoside deacetylase, giving the protein MTDLLTRRLLLVHAHPDDESINNGATMAKYAAEGARVTLVTCTLGEEGEVIPPRLAHLTPDRDDALGPHRVDELAEAMKELGVTDHRFLGGPGRYRDSGMMGVEQNERPGAFWSADLDEAAAHLVKVIREVRPQVLVTYDPNGGYGHPDHIQAHRVAMRAADLTPDPDFRPDLGEPWEIDKVYWNRVPRGVLLEGFGRLRRDLAEPGRLPFRRTASVTDVPGVVDDHIVTTEIDGTDFAAAKIAAMRAHATQIEVAEPYFALSNQLAQPLLTTEYYELVRGRREGGSRESDLFEGIPGISFEEPQNGTAL; this is encoded by the coding sequence ATGACGGATCTGCTCACCCGCCGACTGCTTCTGGTGCACGCGCACCCGGACGACGAGTCGATCAACAACGGCGCGACCATGGCCAAGTACGCGGCCGAGGGAGCGCGGGTGACGCTGGTGACCTGCACCCTCGGCGAGGAGGGCGAGGTCATTCCGCCCCGTCTCGCCCACCTCACGCCCGACCGTGACGACGCGCTCGGCCCGCACCGGGTGGACGAGCTGGCCGAGGCCATGAAGGAGCTCGGCGTCACCGACCACCGCTTCCTCGGCGGCCCCGGACGCTACCGCGACTCCGGGATGATGGGCGTCGAGCAGAACGAGCGGCCCGGCGCCTTCTGGTCCGCCGACCTCGACGAGGCCGCCGCCCACCTGGTCAAGGTCATCCGCGAGGTACGCCCCCAGGTCCTCGTCACCTACGACCCCAACGGCGGCTACGGCCACCCCGACCACATCCAGGCCCACCGCGTCGCCATGCGCGCCGCCGACCTGACCCCCGACCCGGACTTCCGCCCCGATCTGGGCGAGCCCTGGGAGATCGACAAGGTCTACTGGAACCGGGTGCCGCGCGGTGTGCTCCTGGAGGGCTTCGGCCGGCTCCGCCGCGATCTCGCCGAGCCCGGCCGGCTCCCCTTCCGGCGGACCGCGTCCGTCACGGATGTGCCCGGAGTGGTCGACGACCACATCGTCACCACCGAGATCGACGGCACGGACTTCGCGGCAGCGAAGATCGCCGCGATGCGCGCGCACGCCACCCAGATCGAGGTCGCCGAGCCGTACTTCGCCCTCTCCAACCAGTTGGCGCAGCCTCTCCTGACCACCGAGTACTACGAGTTGGTGCGCGGCAGACGCGAAGGGGGGAGCCGGGAGAGCGACTTGTTCGAAGGGATTCCCGGCATTTCTTTCGAGGAACCGCAGAACGGAACGGCCTTGTGA
- a CDS encoding DUF6113 family protein, giving the protein MKPTDRPSGGQGSALAQPLTLPPLGRTAAHLGLFVLGAVVGVAGGLLQAAWFPGGLLLALLGAAGLFQGGARATGGRAGAVAPAVGWMISVVLLTSTRPEGDFLFGAGVGSYLFLLGGMAVAVICATLGWGRQPTGPDARLGK; this is encoded by the coding sequence ATGAAACCGACGGACCGGCCCTCGGGCGGGCAAGGCAGCGCGCTCGCGCAGCCGTTGACGCTGCCCCCGCTGGGGCGGACAGCCGCCCACCTGGGACTCTTCGTGCTGGGAGCCGTGGTCGGCGTGGCCGGCGGACTGCTCCAAGCCGCCTGGTTCCCCGGCGGTTTGCTGCTCGCGCTGCTCGGCGCGGCGGGGCTCTTCCAGGGCGGCGCCCGGGCGACGGGCGGCAGAGCGGGGGCGGTTGCGCCGGCCGTGGGCTGGATGATCTCCGTGGTCCTGCTCACGTCCACCCGGCCGGAGGGGGACTTCCTGTTCGGCGCGGGAGTCGGCTCGTATCTCTTCCTGCTCGGTGGCATGGCTGTGGCTGTGATCTGCGCCACCCTTGGATGGGGGCGGCAACCGACCGGGCCCGACGCCCGACTTGGCAAGTGA
- a CDS encoding transglutaminase-like domain-containing protein, whose protein sequence is MAAPQPPEPERAAEVRRLFAEEARAERPDLALLCLLVGAAGDGELDEAGIDAAEIELDRLAGLMPYRPGGPRAWADATAELLGDRCGFRGSAGDYQRLESSLLHQVLVRRRGLPILLSVVWMEVARRAGAPVYGVALPGHFVVGFGPREQQVLVDPFDGGRVLSGGDAELLVAGATGAPLDPGMLTPADPLDVVLRILNNVRAWAAARPERSDVALWAVELSLALPSHPARLRYEWARLLVQRGEFLRGAGELEAYADVMGAVDEGAAERMRRQAQAARAMLN, encoded by the coding sequence ATGGCAGCCCCACAACCCCCCGAGCCGGAGCGGGCCGCTGAGGTGCGGCGGCTTTTCGCCGAGGAGGCGCGGGCCGAGCGGCCCGACCTGGCCCTGTTGTGCCTGCTGGTGGGGGCGGCGGGCGACGGGGAGCTGGACGAGGCGGGTATCGACGCCGCCGAGATCGAGCTCGACCGGCTGGCCGGGCTGATGCCGTACCGGCCCGGTGGGCCCCGTGCGTGGGCGGACGCGACGGCCGAGCTGCTCGGGGATCGGTGCGGGTTCCGTGGCTCCGCCGGCGACTATCAGCGGCTGGAGTCGTCGCTGCTGCACCAGGTGCTCGTACGGCGGCGGGGGCTGCCGATCCTGTTGTCGGTGGTGTGGATGGAGGTGGCCCGGCGGGCGGGTGCCCCCGTGTACGGGGTCGCGCTGCCGGGGCACTTCGTGGTGGGGTTCGGGCCGCGTGAGCAGCAGGTGCTCGTCGATCCGTTCGACGGGGGGCGGGTACTGAGCGGAGGCGATGCGGAGTTGTTGGTGGCGGGGGCGACGGGGGCTCCGCTGGATCCCGGGATGCTCACTCCGGCCGATCCGTTGGATGTGGTGCTGCGGATTCTCAACAACGTGCGGGCGTGGGCCGCCGCCCGGCCCGAGCGGTCGGATGTCGCGCTGTGGGCGGTGGAGTTGTCGTTGGCGTTGCCTTCGCATCCGGCGCGGTTGCGGTACGAGTGGGCGCGGTTGCTTGTGCAGCGGGGGGAGTTCCTGCGGGGCGCCGGCGAACTGGAGGCTTACGCGGATGTGATGGGCGCGGTTGATGAGGGTGCCGCGGAGAGGATGCGGAGGCAGGCTCAGGCAGCTCGGGCGATGCTCAACTGA
- a CDS encoding GNAT family N-acetyltransferase: MEISAGGRFEIRVSAADVGKRVSVRRVTDDAAGGGKFTDTVGVLTSWDDGVLLITRRDGERVRIEESSLVAGKVVPAAPARRRGPAASYEELAHVSARAWQPVERERLGEWELRAASGFTRRANSVLPLGDPGMPLDEALRAVRAWYAARQLPAYIQLATGAEGTQELLCAEVAERGWVREVTAELWIGALAPVADREAAGVELSRAADEAWLSRYQRKGVSEVALKVLGSGPSVWFATVPGAEGEGPAAIGRCVVDGRWAGFAAVEVDPGRRRRGLATTVVAALAQRALDEGASAGWLQVETDNVGARALYGGMGFAVHHSYHHYRGPKGAGPGTGSGGGSGSEPYRSS; encoded by the coding sequence GTGGAAATCTCTGCCGGCGGACGGTTCGAGATCCGTGTCTCCGCTGCTGACGTGGGCAAACGCGTGTCCGTGCGACGTGTCACCGACGATGCCGCCGGGGGTGGGAAATTCACCGACACGGTTGGTGTTCTCACATCATGGGACGACGGTGTCCTGCTGATCACCCGTCGCGACGGAGAGCGGGTGCGGATCGAGGAGTCGTCGCTGGTCGCGGGGAAGGTCGTGCCCGCCGCGCCCGCCCGTCGGCGCGGCCCCGCCGCCTCGTACGAGGAACTGGCGCACGTCTCCGCGCGGGCCTGGCAGCCGGTCGAGCGGGAGCGGCTCGGTGAGTGGGAGCTGCGGGCCGCTTCCGGCTTCACCCGGCGGGCCAACTCGGTGCTGCCCCTGGGCGACCCCGGCATGCCCCTCGACGAGGCCCTGAGGGCCGTACGCGCCTGGTACGCGGCCCGGCAGCTGCCCGCGTACATACAACTGGCCACGGGCGCCGAGGGCACCCAGGAGCTGTTGTGCGCCGAGGTGGCGGAGCGCGGGTGGGTCCGGGAGGTCACCGCCGAGCTGTGGATCGGGGCGCTCGCGCCGGTCGCGGACCGGGAGGCGGCCGGGGTCGAGCTGTCCCGCGCGGCGGACGAGGCGTGGCTCAGCCGCTACCAGCGCAAGGGCGTCAGCGAGGTCGCGCTGAAGGTGCTCGGCAGCGGGCCCTCGGTGTGGTTCGCGACGGTGCCGGGCGCCGAGGGCGAGGGGCCGGCCGCCATCGGGCGGTGTGTGGTGGACGGGCGCTGGGCCGGTTTCGCGGCCGTGGAGGTCGATCCCGGCCGACGGCGGCGTGGGCTCGCGACGACGGTGGTGGCCGCGCTGGCGCAGCGGGCGTTGGACGAAGGGGCCTCGGCGGGCTGGTTGCAGGTGGAGACGGACAACGTGGGGGCGCGGGCGTTGTACGGGGGGATGGGGTTCGCGGTGCATCACTCGTATCACCACTATCGGGGGCCCAAGGGCGCCGGTCCCGGCACCGGCTCCGGTGGCGGCTCCGGTTCCGAGCCGTATCGATCGTCATGA
- the fdxA gene encoding ferredoxin, protein MTYVIAQPCVDVKDKACIEECPVDCIYEGQRSLYIHPDECVDCGACEPVCPVEAIFYEDDTPEEWKDYYKANVEFFDELGSPGGASKLGLIERDHPFVAALPPQA, encoded by the coding sequence GTGACCTACGTCATCGCGCAGCCTTGTGTCGACGTCAAGGACAAGGCGTGCATCGAGGAGTGCCCGGTCGACTGCATCTACGAGGGCCAGCGGTCCCTCTACATCCACCCGGATGAATGCGTCGACTGCGGTGCCTGTGAGCCGGTGTGCCCGGTCGAGGCGATCTTCTACGAGGACGACACCCCGGAGGAGTGGAAGGACTACTACAAGGCGAACGTCGAGTTCTTCGACGAGCTCGGCTCGCCCGGTGGTGCCAGCAAGCTCGGCCTGATCGAGCGCGACCACCCCTTCGTCGCCGCACTGCCGCCGCAGGCCTGA
- a CDS encoding bifunctional succinyldiaminopimelate transaminase/glutamate-prephenate aminotransferase: MSAVSDRLPTFPWDKLEPYKATAAAHPGGIVDLSVGTPVDPVPELIQKALVAAADSPGYPTVWGTVELRDAITGWLERRLGARDVTHHHVLPIVGSKELVAWLPTQLGLGPGDRVAYPRLAYPTYEVGARLARADHEDFADPTALDPAGLKLLWLNSPSNPTGKVIPKAELTRIVAWAREHGVLLFSDECYLELGWDADPVSVLHPDVNGGSYEGIVAVHSLSKRSNLAGYRAAFLAGDPAVLGPLLQIRKHGGMMTSAPTQAAVVAALGDDDHVHEQRARYAARRTALREALVSHGFRIEHSEASLYLWATRGESCWTTVAHLADLGILVAPGDFYGPAGDHHIRVAFTATDERVAAAVERLAQG, translated from the coding sequence GTGTCCGCAGTCAGCGACCGCCTTCCCACCTTCCCCTGGGACAAGCTGGAGCCGTACAAGGCGACGGCAGCCGCTCATCCCGGTGGCATCGTCGACCTCTCCGTCGGCACCCCGGTCGACCCGGTGCCCGAGCTGATCCAGAAAGCGCTGGTGGCCGCGGCGGACTCGCCGGGCTATCCGACCGTCTGGGGCACCGTCGAACTGCGCGACGCGATCACGGGCTGGCTGGAGCGCCGCCTCGGCGCCCGCGACGTCACCCACCACCACGTCCTGCCGATCGTCGGCTCCAAGGAACTGGTCGCCTGGCTCCCCACCCAGCTGGGCCTCGGCCCCGGCGACCGGGTCGCCTACCCGCGCCTCGCCTACCCGACGTACGAGGTGGGCGCCCGCCTCGCCCGCGCCGACCACGAGGACTTCGCCGACCCGACGGCCCTGGACCCGGCCGGCCTCAAGCTCCTCTGGCTGAACTCGCCCTCCAACCCCACCGGCAAGGTCATCCCCAAGGCCGAGCTGACCCGGATCGTCGCCTGGGCCCGCGAGCACGGCGTCCTGCTCTTCTCGGACGAGTGCTACTTGGAGCTGGGCTGGGACGCCGACCCGGTCTCCGTCCTCCACCCGGACGTCAACGGCGGCTCGTACGAGGGCATCGTCGCCGTCCACTCCCTCTCGAAGCGGTCCAACCTGGCGGGCTACCGCGCGGCCTTCCTCGCCGGCGACCCGGCCGTCCTCGGCCCCCTCCTCCAGATCCGCAAGCACGGCGGCATGATGACCTCCGCCCCCACTCAGGCCGCCGTCGTCGCCGCGCTCGGGGACGACGACCACGTCCACGAACAACGCGCCCGCTACGCCGCCCGCCGCACAGCCCTCCGCGAGGCTCTCGTCTCGCACGGCTTCCGCATAGAACACAGCGAAGCCAGCCTCTACCTCTGGGCCACCCGAGGCGAATCCTGCTGGACCACCGTCGCCCACCTCGCCGACCTCGGCATCCTCGTAGCCCCCGGCGACTTCTACGGCCCCGCCGGCGACCATCACATCCGCGTGGCCTTCACGGCGACGGACGAGAGGGTGGCAGCAGCGGTGGAACGCCTGGCCCAGGGCTAG
- a CDS encoding ATP-binding protein, translated as MSLPLTRRIARAALLTAAGAASVVGAAGSASAAPELPATPNLGGLSAVDGANAGNTVDGATQNVTGLAGDAGGKAAKQTLPTVSKTGGKAVKKTTPVAQKAAGEAAGSAGAVLGDTTKTATKGGVPTGQLPVQSPLG; from the coding sequence ATGTCCCTCCCCCTGACCCGCCGGATCGCCCGTGCCGCGCTGCTGACCGCAGCGGGAGCGGCCTCCGTGGTCGGTGCGGCCGGCTCCGCGAGTGCGGCGCCCGAACTCCCGGCCACCCCCAACCTCGGCGGTCTGTCCGCCGTCGACGGGGCGAACGCCGGCAACACCGTGGACGGCGCGACGCAGAACGTCACCGGGCTCGCGGGCGACGCCGGTGGCAAGGCCGCCAAGCAGACCCTGCCGACCGTGAGCAAGACCGGCGGGAAGGCCGTCAAGAAGACGACGCCCGTCGCGCAGAAGGCCGCCGGGGAGGCCGCCGGCTCCGCCGGCGCCGTTCTGGGTGACACGACCAAGACGGCCACCAAGGGTGGGGTGCCGACGGGGCAGCTGCCGGTTCAGAGCCCGCTCGGCTGA